The following proteins come from a genomic window of Leptospira andrefontaineae:
- the bioA gene encoding adenosylmethionine--8-amino-7-oxononanoate transaminase, translating into MIWHPYTIQLDSDPPLKIVSAKGEFLYDENGKEYIDAISSWWVSIHGHNHPKLVEAVKKQLDSLDHVLLAGFTHPPALELAHELLEFTDWNFRKVVYSDNGSTALEIMLKIALQYFRNQGREKKKVFINFSYSYHGDTIGAMSVGGDSVFNRVFQSLLFQTKNFPSPACHDCPVSKSPHSCMEDCLDELEAYLSAHSEEVVGVVMEPLIAGAGGMLFHKPSVLTRLREITERHDVLLLLDEVFTGFGRTGTNFAYQKAGIRPDMVALAKGLTAGILPLAVTLVREEIYKEFLSSEPMKAFYHGHTMTGYPPGCASALASLRIYKEENRLADVKQLESYLEEGWAKLRAEFPDKIKNTRVLGSVGVGELFTGKMRPGYVNPFAREFRRICQEKGVILRPLGNVIYITPPYNISKSSLDKVFQAIREGLSAYKIQE; encoded by the coding sequence TTGATCTGGCATCCATACACAATCCAACTAGATTCTGATCCTCCTTTAAAGATAGTTTCTGCAAAAGGTGAATTTCTCTATGATGAGAATGGAAAAGAATATATAGATGCGATCTCTTCCTGGTGGGTAAGTATCCACGGCCATAATCATCCTAAACTTGTGGAAGCTGTGAAAAAACAGTTGGATTCTTTGGATCATGTACTCCTAGCAGGCTTTACTCATCCCCCCGCATTAGAACTGGCTCATGAACTTTTAGAATTCACTGATTGGAATTTTCGCAAAGTAGTCTATTCAGACAATGGTTCCACTGCATTGGAGATCATGTTGAAGATAGCTCTGCAGTATTTCAGGAATCAAGGAAGAGAGAAGAAAAAGGTATTTATCAACTTCTCCTATTCATATCATGGAGACACTATTGGTGCAATGAGTGTAGGAGGGGACTCAGTTTTTAATAGAGTTTTCCAAAGTCTCTTATTCCAGACCAAAAATTTTCCTTCTCCTGCCTGCCATGATTGTCCTGTTTCGAAATCCCCTCATTCCTGTATGGAAGATTGTTTGGATGAACTGGAGGCATATTTATCCGCTCACTCCGAAGAAGTAGTAGGAGTGGTCATGGAACCTTTGATCGCAGGCGCTGGCGGAATGTTATTCCATAAACCAAGCGTTCTCACTAGGCTAAGAGAGATTACTGAACGTCATGATGTGCTTCTTCTTTTGGATGAGGTATTCACAGGATTCGGAAGAACGGGTACAAACTTTGCCTACCAAAAGGCAGGCATTCGCCCCGATATGGTGGCGCTCGCAAAAGGACTGACAGCGGGAATTCTGCCCTTAGCGGTAACCCTAGTCAGAGAAGAAATTTATAAAGAGTTTTTATCCTCTGAACCTATGAAAGCATTCTATCATGGACATACTATGACCGGATATCCTCCAGGTTGTGCTTCCGCGCTTGCATCATTACGAATTTATAAAGAAGAAAATAGACTCGCAGATGTAAAACAATTGGAGTCTTATTTGGAAGAAGGTTGGGCCAAACTAAGGGCTGAATTTCCCGATAAGATCAAGAACACAAGAGTGCTTGGTTCAGTAGGTGTAGGAGAACTTTTTACGGGAAAAATGAGACCAGGTTATGTGAATCCATTCGCTAGAGAATTTCGCAGGATATGCCAAGAGAAAGGTGTTATCCTTCGACCTTTAGGGAACGTGATATATATCACTCCTCCATATAATATTTCTAAATCGTCTTTGGATAAGGTATTCCAAGCGATCCGAGAAGGTCTTTCCGCTTACAAAATCCAAGAGTAA
- the serB gene encoding phosphoserine phosphatase SerB, translating to MILFFSPKNDSDPQRLSEVLSDRFKQPVFIERKQEISKDFVCDVWNTDHSLPREELLYLRQELQRFRKIDLIQISSFLNSGALFCFDMDSTLIREEVIDELARYAGVYEEVAYVTKEAMEGNLNFQEALQKRCSYLKDLPVSVFDELYFKLHPNHGVPELFHGLKKKNAKTAVFSGGFTDILERFKQEYSIDEIRANYLDRGEDKLLGTVSGTVVDKNIKRDSLLELQSRFKLGRENIVAVGDGANDQLMLEASGIGIGFHAKEGLKSNISNWIDFASMDVLLYLFEE from the coding sequence GTGATCTTATTTTTCAGTCCTAAAAACGATTCGGATCCCCAAAGATTATCGGAAGTACTTTCTGATCGATTCAAACAGCCTGTGTTTATCGAAAGAAAGCAGGAAATTTCTAAAGACTTTGTATGCGATGTTTGGAATACGGATCACTCTCTTCCAAGAGAAGAATTGCTTTATCTTAGACAAGAATTACAAAGATTCCGTAAAATTGATCTAATACAAATCTCTTCTTTTCTAAATAGCGGAGCATTATTCTGCTTCGATATGGATTCTACTTTGATCAGAGAAGAAGTTATAGACGAACTTGCAAGATATGCAGGCGTTTATGAAGAAGTGGCATATGTAACCAAAGAAGCAATGGAAGGAAATTTGAACTTTCAAGAAGCTTTGCAAAAAAGATGCTCTTATTTGAAAGATCTTCCTGTTTCCGTATTCGACGAATTATATTTTAAATTACATCCCAATCATGGTGTCCCGGAACTATTCCATGGTCTAAAGAAAAAAAATGCAAAAACAGCCGTATTCAGTGGCGGTTTCACAGACATATTAGAAAGATTTAAACAAGAATATTCGATAGACGAGATCCGTGCAAATTATCTAGACAGGGGAGAGGATAAACTTTTAGGAACAGTATCCGGAACTGTGGTAGATAAAAATATCAAAAGAGATTCTCTTTTAGAACTTCAATCCCGATTTAAATTGGGAAGGGAAAACATTGTAGCCGTAGGTGACGGTGCAAACGACCAACTGATGTTAGAGGCTTCCGGTATCGGCATAGGTTTTCACGCGAAAGAAGGCCTTAAGTCCAATATTTCCAATTGGATAGACTTTGCATCCATGGATGTTCTTCTGTATTTGTTTGAGGAGTGA
- a CDS encoding aminotransferase class I/II-fold pyridoxal phosphate-dependent enzyme, producing MQETPSTKLPFFSELPAFFSRLESQNRIRTLDPPSGLDLCSNDYLGLSTHPEIIQALKEGIDIYGAGSSASRLVRGHRTVFEELENDFSNWVKSEDSLFFANGYAANLGTISCVADPSYIIFCDRKNHASLMDGVRLSGAKKVYYKHSDLNDLENSLKKYSGTKHKMIVTESLFSMDGDKTDIRALIDLKEKYGALLYIDEAHGIGLFGEEGAGVSLEGNSSRISEIDFRMSTLGKALGLEGAVISTTKDARKYLLHSARTFVFSTGPLPAIAHAGRVAIRLARQMENERRILTENSEFFRDSLHQIGRDTGNSNTQIIPILLGSEEEALQLSSRLEQNGFQAKAIRPPTVDISRIRVSLNSKIQRKDLEKFIQLVREN from the coding sequence GTGCAGGAAACTCCATCCACGAAACTTCCTTTCTTTTCGGAGCTTCCTGCCTTCTTTTCCAGGTTAGAATCTCAGAATAGGATCCGGACCTTGGATCCTCCTTCTGGCCTGGACCTCTGCTCCAATGATTATCTGGGGCTTTCTACTCATCCTGAAATCATCCAAGCTTTAAAAGAAGGCATCGATATCTACGGCGCAGGTTCTAGTGCGAGTCGATTGGTTCGAGGCCATAGAACAGTATTCGAAGAATTAGAGAACGATTTTTCGAACTGGGTGAAATCCGAAGATTCTCTTTTCTTCGCGAATGGTTATGCAGCGAATTTAGGAACAATTTCTTGTGTTGCTGATCCTTCTTATATAATCTTTTGTGATCGTAAAAATCATGCTTCTTTAATGGACGGGGTTCGACTTTCCGGAGCCAAAAAAGTATATTATAAACATTCCGACCTAAACGATCTGGAAAATTCTTTAAAAAAGTATTCCGGCACTAAACATAAGATGATCGTCACAGAGTCCCTATTCAGTATGGATGGGGACAAAACCGATATTCGTGCATTAATCGATTTGAAAGAAAAATATGGGGCACTTCTTTATATTGATGAGGCGCATGGAATCGGACTTTTCGGAGAAGAAGGCGCCGGAGTTTCCTTAGAAGGAAATTCATCTCGAATATCTGAAATAGATTTTAGAATGTCTACCTTAGGAAAAGCATTAGGGTTAGAAGGTGCTGTTATATCTACCACTAAGGATGCCAGAAAATATTTACTCCATTCTGCTCGTACTTTCGTATTTTCGACAGGCCCACTTCCTGCGATTGCCCATGCGGGTAGAGTTGCGATCCGTCTAGCAAGACAGATGGAGAATGAAAGAAGAATATTAACTGAAAATTCTGAGTTCTTCCGCGATTCTCTTCATCAAATTGGAAGAGATACTGGAAATTCTAATACTCAAATCATACCTATACTTTTAGGTTCAGAAGAAGAAGCGCTGCAACTTTCCTCTCGTCTAGAGCAAAACGGATTCCAGGCCAAGGCGATTCGTCCTCCTACGGTCGATATTTCTAGGATCAGAGTTTCACTTAACTCTAAGATCCAAAGAAAAGATCTGGAAAAATTCATACAATTGGTTCGGGAGAATTAA
- a CDS encoding GDSL-type esterase/lipase family protein, which translates to MKVLGICFFLLSLISCSVFQTRTIYDYYNPDFKCVDKVGIRDSDDWETYQKLYLEAVLLYTNENEKLKKANIVFVGNSLIAAIPPDLIQADFPGSVNRGIAGDMTELLLNRLDSTVLNLKPSTIILEIGGNDIRDGKCLDYIEGIHRLLIQKIRTSLPNTKVLILGIPPVLSRNVNSISPIVNAWLLRIANENQNVQFLDIWPEFRQKGIPFIREELAFSIGEKKDPIHINRDAYIIWLRKIKSLVK; encoded by the coding sequence ATGAAAGTATTAGGGATTTGTTTTTTTCTACTTTCCCTAATCTCTTGTTCTGTTTTCCAAACTCGTACAATATACGATTATTATAACCCAGATTTCAAATGTGTGGACAAGGTCGGGATCAGAGATTCCGACGATTGGGAAACCTACCAGAAACTGTACCTGGAAGCAGTTTTACTTTACACGAATGAGAATGAAAAATTAAAAAAAGCGAATATAGTTTTCGTAGGAAATAGCCTGATAGCTGCTATTCCGCCTGATCTGATCCAAGCAGACTTCCCAGGTTCAGTGAACCGAGGAATTGCAGGGGATATGACAGAGCTTCTTTTAAACCGTTTGGACTCGACGGTTCTAAATCTAAAACCTTCTACCATCATCCTTGAAATTGGCGGAAATGATATTCGAGATGGTAAATGTTTGGATTATATAGAAGGGATCCATAGACTTCTGATCCAAAAGATAAGGACAAGCCTGCCGAATACAAAGGTGCTTATCCTAGGGATTCCGCCTGTTTTGAGCCGAAATGTGAATTCTATCTCCCCAATCGTAAACGCTTGGCTTTTACGGATCGCGAATGAGAACCAAAATGTTCAATTTCTGGATATCTGGCCTGAGTTTAGACAGAAAGGAATTCCATTTATCCGAGAAGAATTGGCTTTCTCTATTGGTGAAAAAAAAGATCCGATCCATATCAATCGAGACGCCTATATCATCTGGCTTCGCAAAATTAAATCTCTCGTTAAATAA
- the bioB gene encoding biotin synthase BioB, with the protein MKLSLETPPVAEEKVFSEVPSIIDREETHAILSGQIPLTEALDKAYKVREKYFGKTVRIHVLDNIKNGHCPEDCGYCAQRKNAGSGVQEYSMKSPEEIFQDAVQAKENGAYRFCMVTAGTGPNSLATEKLAFTIEKISKELGLKVCLSAGLLDREKAERLKAAGLDRYNHNLNTSKAHYPEICDTHTYEQRVETITHLMKAGVGMCSGIIVGMGESLWDLTDVIYEIKNLKVISIPVNFFIPVAGHAIKNPQSLTPEFCLRTLIAFRLVNPDSEVRIAAGREGHLRGLQGMALYAANSLFASGYLNVKGSDAADTIRMILDSGFYPEFSSGVGEEIDWESALGKDHPYAPENFPELYKYRKSLK; encoded by the coding sequence ATGAAACTTAGTCTAGAAACTCCTCCAGTCGCTGAAGAAAAAGTATTTTCAGAGGTACCAAGTATTATTGATCGGGAGGAAACACATGCAATTCTAAGTGGTCAGATCCCTTTGACAGAGGCTTTGGACAAGGCATACAAAGTCCGCGAAAAATACTTCGGTAAAACAGTCAGAATTCATGTTCTAGACAATATTAAGAACGGACATTGTCCGGAAGACTGCGGTTACTGCGCACAAAGAAAGAATGCAGGTTCCGGAGTCCAAGAATACTCTATGAAATCTCCTGAGGAGATCTTCCAGGATGCGGTCCAAGCTAAGGAAAACGGTGCGTACCGTTTTTGTATGGTTACTGCAGGAACGGGACCTAATTCCTTAGCTACTGAAAAGCTAGCATTCACTATCGAAAAGATCAGTAAAGAACTTGGACTAAAAGTATGTTTGTCCGCCGGTCTATTAGACAGAGAAAAAGCAGAACGTTTAAAAGCCGCAGGTCTAGACAGATATAATCATAATCTGAATACTTCTAAGGCACACTATCCAGAAATCTGTGACACACATACCTACGAACAAAGAGTGGAAACAATTACTCACCTGATGAAGGCAGGAGTAGGAATGTGTTCCGGTATCATTGTAGGAATGGGAGAGTCTCTTTGGGATCTAACTGATGTTATATACGAGATCAAAAATCTAAAAGTGATCTCTATCCCTGTGAATTTTTTCATCCCAGTTGCTGGCCATGCGATCAAAAATCCGCAAAGCCTAACCCCTGAATTTTGCCTCAGGACCCTCATAGCATTTCGTTTAGTGAACCCTGACTCGGAAGTCCGGATTGCTGCAGGAAGAGAAGGGCATTTAAGAGGACTGCAAGGAATGGCCTTATACGCAGCGAATTCCTTGTTTGCAAGCGGGTATCTGAATGTAAAAGGTTCCGATGCAGCAGACACGATCCGAATGATCTTAGATTCGGGATTCTATCCTGAGTTCTCTTCGGGTGTGGGAGAAGAAATAGATTGGGAATCCGCTCTTGGAAAAGATCATCCTTACGCGCCTGAAAATTTCCCGGAACTTTACAAATATCGGAAATCCTTGAAATAG
- the mutS gene encoding DNA mismatch repair protein MutS: protein MQNDSLTTETNFPDLKEALDTPMMRQYLEIKAKFPDSILFFRMGDFYEMFLEDAKIASSILDIALTKRQNSVPMCGIPYHSKDGYISRLLSAGKKIAVCEQSRPEDGNTKLMTRDVVRIITPGTVIEEHLLSGFQNNYLCVLVPKAALIFVGMADVSTGEVLHFAVPISRTQVLESEFVKFRPSEICVFSQDLERIRTWQNFGERELTVLDATKVGSENSNDPFQTVTRTLEYYIRENYRDGTLTLREPRILQTGSYLEMDRETILNLELIENEKEDKGHTLFSVLNFCSTAKGKRVLKQRILFPETDPAILKSRWEKQDIIKKIPLAHLTQALKDLGDLERILGRFRGNKAYPRDFKTILSSIQTLDSLIGLLSPLGYPISKPDRLDTLKDYIEGRIHTEELPVILGNGKFLKDGFDKNLDRAREAGSKGADWILELETEEKKKTGLSTLKIKYNKIVGYFIEISRAQAEQAPKEYLKKQTLVTSERFTTARLEEIERTILEADEIIQKVEKAEFEKMVQTVLEYSSELLLVSEEFGDLDFQISLLKAEEKFGWIRPELSEDSNLEMKSSRHPVVEASLPVGAKFTPNDVGLDGKENSIAILTGPNMAGKSTFMRQIAINQILFQIGGSVAAETAKLPILDKLFTRIGAGDNLNAGESTFYVEMKETANILKNCTSQSLLLFDEVGRGTSTYDGMSIAWAILESLSEMFPRPKTVFATHYHELTELSRLPGVWNLHMETVEKDDKVIFLRKVKPGKAKKSFGIYVAQLAGVPDSVVKRAAEILTDMESRKKEIRIQTREPSLFQDMSAPNGDTQFWQDFKKEITDLPIDSMTPIEALKLLDDWKKRVSSRG, encoded by the coding sequence ATGCAAAACGATTCTCTTACAACGGAAACTAATTTCCCCGATCTAAAAGAAGCGCTGGATACTCCTATGATGAGGCAGTATCTGGAGATCAAGGCCAAGTTCCCTGATTCTATCTTATTCTTTAGAATGGGAGATTTTTATGAGATGTTTTTGGAAGATGCAAAAATTGCCTCAAGCATTTTAGACATAGCGCTTACCAAAAGACAAAACTCAGTTCCAATGTGTGGGATCCCATACCATAGCAAGGATGGGTATATTTCCAGATTACTTTCTGCAGGAAAGAAGATAGCGGTTTGCGAACAATCCAGACCGGAAGATGGAAACACAAAATTGATGACCAGGGATGTGGTGAGGATCATCACTCCCGGCACAGTCATAGAAGAACATTTACTTTCAGGTTTCCAAAACAATTATCTATGCGTACTAGTCCCAAAAGCTGCATTGATCTTTGTGGGAATGGCAGATGTTTCTACCGGAGAAGTTTTACATTTTGCAGTTCCAATTTCCAGAACCCAAGTATTAGAATCTGAGTTCGTAAAATTTAGGCCTAGTGAAATTTGTGTATTCTCCCAAGATTTAGAAAGAATTAGGACCTGGCAGAATTTCGGAGAAAGAGAATTAACTGTTTTAGACGCTACTAAAGTTGGATCGGAAAATTCTAATGATCCATTCCAAACCGTTACCAGAACATTAGAATATTATATTAGAGAAAATTACAGGGACGGAACTCTAACCTTAAGAGAGCCCCGTATCTTACAAACCGGTTCTTATTTGGAAATGGACAGAGAGACCATCCTAAACCTGGAACTTATCGAAAACGAAAAGGAAGATAAGGGTCATACTCTATTTTCGGTCCTGAATTTTTGTAGTACGGCTAAGGGCAAAAGAGTTCTGAAACAAAGGATCTTATTTCCGGAAACCGATCCTGCCATTCTAAAATCCAGATGGGAAAAACAAGACATCATCAAAAAAATCCCTCTTGCTCATTTAACCCAGGCGCTCAAAGACCTAGGAGATCTGGAAAGGATCCTGGGCAGATTTAGAGGAAACAAGGCTTATCCTCGTGATTTCAAGACGATCCTATCTTCTATCCAAACCTTGGATTCTTTGATCGGCCTACTTTCTCCTCTTGGATATCCTATTTCAAAACCAGATAGATTGGATACGCTTAAGGATTATATTGAAGGAAGGATCCATACCGAGGAACTACCTGTTATATTAGGAAATGGTAAATTTCTAAAAGATGGTTTTGATAAAAACCTGGACCGAGCAAGAGAGGCTGGATCCAAAGGTGCAGATTGGATCTTAGAATTAGAAACAGAAGAGAAGAAAAAAACAGGACTTTCCACTCTCAAGATCAAATATAATAAGATCGTCGGATATTTTATAGAAATCTCTCGTGCACAAGCGGAACAGGCTCCTAAAGAATACCTCAAAAAACAGACCCTAGTTACCTCTGAACGATTTACTACTGCAAGATTAGAAGAGATAGAAAGAACTATTTTAGAAGCGGATGAGATCATCCAAAAAGTGGAGAAGGCAGAATTCGAAAAAATGGTCCAAACCGTTTTGGAATATTCTTCCGAACTTTTACTTGTCTCCGAAGAATTCGGAGATTTGGATTTCCAAATATCTCTTTTAAAAGCAGAAGAAAAATTCGGCTGGATACGTCCTGAACTAAGCGAGGATTCCAATTTGGAAATGAAATCCTCCAGGCACCCTGTTGTAGAAGCAAGCCTCCCGGTTGGTGCAAAATTTACTCCGAATGATGTGGGTCTAGACGGAAAAGAGAATTCAATCGCTATCTTAACAGGTCCAAATATGGCCGGTAAGTCCACATTCATGAGGCAGATCGCGATCAACCAAATTCTCTTCCAGATCGGAGGAAGTGTTGCCGCAGAAACTGCAAAACTTCCTATTTTAGACAAGCTATTCACACGTATCGGTGCGGGAGATAATCTGAATGCGGGAGAATCCACATTCTATGTGGAAATGAAAGAGACTGCGAATATTCTCAAAAACTGCACTTCTCAATCTTTATTACTTTTTGACGAAGTAGGAAGAGGAACTTCCACATATGACGGGATGAGTATTGCTTGGGCGATCTTGGAATCTCTTTCAGAAATGTTTCCTCGCCCCAAAACGGTTTTTGCCACCCACTATCATGAACTTACTGAACTTTCCAGGCTCCCAGGAGTTTGGAATCTTCATATGGAAACAGTGGAAAAGGATGATAAGGTAATTTTCCTAAGAAAAGTCAAACCTGGTAAGGCTAAAAAATCATTCGGTATCTATGTGGCTCAACTTGCAGGAGTTCCTGATTCCGTTGTAAAACGAGCCGCTGAAATTCTTACAGATATGGAATCCAGGAAGAAGGAAATACGTATCCAAACCAGAGAACCTTCTCTATTCCAAGATATGAGCGCGCCTAATGGTGATACTCAATTCTGGCAAGACTTCAAAAAAGAGATCACAGATCTTCCGATTGATTCCATGACTCCAATAGAAGCTTTAAAACTATTGGATGATTGGAAGAAAAGAGTTAGCTCAAGGGGCTAA
- the bioD gene encoding dethiobiotin synthase — protein sequence MSIFVTGTGTDIGKTFFCSLIMAKYAEELGLKYLKPIQTGTDSDRVKIMNLTGLNESYFLKNYYTFELPASPHLASEMENTSVDTDELSRHLFSIKDAKILVEGAGGLYVPLNRYYFTVDLVEQAKIPLVLVASTELGTINHTLLSIEALRKREIKVLGVYFIGPENPLRSDNIRTIIEAAEIGLLGTFLLPERKLSRKEFLDKVANEFDPDRILPDLLFP from the coding sequence TTGTCCATTTTTGTAACCGGAACCGGGACCGATATTGGTAAAACATTTTTCTGCTCTCTTATAATGGCTAAGTATGCGGAAGAGCTTGGTCTAAAATATCTTAAGCCAATCCAAACAGGCACAGATTCAGACAGAGTGAAGATCATGAATCTTACCGGTCTTAATGAATCTTATTTTTTAAAAAATTATTATACATTCGAACTTCCTGCTTCTCCACATTTAGCTTCTGAAATGGAAAATACAAGTGTAGATACTGACGAACTTTCCAGGCATTTATTCAGTATCAAAGACGCTAAAATTTTGGTAGAAGGTGCTGGCGGCTTATATGTCCCTCTTAACCGTTATTATTTTACTGTAGATCTAGTGGAGCAGGCGAAAATTCCATTGGTGCTAGTTGCTTCTACAGAACTTGGAACAATCAATCATACATTATTGTCGATTGAGGCTCTTAGAAAAAGAGAGATCAAGGTTTTAGGAGTCTATTTTATTGGCCCTGAAAATCCACTTCGTTCAGACAATATCAGGACAATCATAGAAGCGGCTGAAATCGGACTTTTAGGGACATTTCTTCTTCCTGAAAGAAAGTTGTCTAGAAAAGAATTCTTAGATAAGGTTGCAAATGAATTCGATCCGGATAGGATCCTCCCGGACTTACTTTTCCCTTGA
- a CDS encoding DsbA family protein: protein MSEETSSTLLDRLFGEKFKAALPWVFLGYVLLSIYPIVKFFIPEHYMRIGTFGFYTISDIKKDNPSAYRKYLQENNQQMYRMFSQLASQEILKKEAAAKGVPVEELTKFGRGYEPVPDEIVAAYNQFKNEPGLKGKSLAEVKVEIAKYLKAVQADRERQAFFGRMREEYNTEIIGPELPPPTRVAIEASENPTIGPDDAKVTIVEFSDFECPYCAMSQTTTKALREQYKDKIKWVFRDFPMDFHRNAMFAHVAANCAIPQGKYWQYNSLLFENGRKLEKGNVIKLAGQVGLDMGAFNRCIADEEKIKGEIEADMQAGQSYGVNGTPAFFINGILVEGNMPIQNFTKIIDEELKNN, encoded by the coding sequence ATGTCTGAAGAAACTTCTTCCACTCTACTCGACCGACTTTTCGGCGAGAAATTCAAGGCGGCACTTCCTTGGGTCTTTTTAGGTTACGTTCTATTATCCATTTATCCTATAGTAAAGTTCTTCATCCCTGAACATTATATGAGGATCGGGACTTTCGGGTTTTATACCATCTCCGATATAAAAAAGGATAACCCATCCGCTTATCGTAAATACCTGCAAGAAAACAATCAGCAGATGTATAGAATGTTTTCCCAGCTTGCTTCTCAAGAGATCTTAAAAAAAGAAGCTGCTGCGAAAGGAGTTCCTGTTGAAGAGCTGACTAAATTTGGAAGAGGATACGAGCCTGTTCCGGATGAAATAGTCGCAGCATATAATCAATTCAAGAATGAGCCAGGCTTAAAAGGAAAATCCTTAGCCGAAGTTAAAGTTGAAATTGCAAAGTACTTAAAAGCAGTCCAAGCAGATAGAGAAAGACAAGCATTCTTCGGAAGAATGAGAGAAGAGTATAATACAGAGATCATCGGACCAGAACTTCCTCCCCCTACAAGAGTTGCGATCGAAGCTAGCGAGAATCCAACGATCGGGCCAGATGATGCAAAAGTTACTATAGTAGAATTTTCAGATTTTGAATGTCCTTACTGCGCGATGAGCCAAACCACTACTAAAGCTCTGAGAGAACAATATAAGGATAAAATAAAATGGGTCTTTAGGGATTTTCCTATGGATTTCCATAGAAACGCAATGTTCGCTCACGTTGCTGCGAACTGTGCAATCCCTCAAGGAAAATACTGGCAGTACAATAGTCTCCTTTTTGAGAACGGAAGAAAATTAGAAAAAGGGAATGTAATCAAACTAGCCGGGCAAGTCGGTCTAGACATGGGAGCATTCAATCGTTGTATCGCTGACGAGGAAAAGATCAAAGGCGAGATCGAAGCTGATATGCAAGCAGGACAAAGTTACGGAGTAAACGGAACACCTGCATTCTTCATTAACGGTATTTTAGTGGAAGGCAATATGCCGATCCAAAATTTCACGAAGATCATCGACGAAGAGCTAAAAAATAACTAA
- a CDS encoding malate dehydrogenase — protein MAKTVKVAVTGAAGQIGYSLLFRIASGQMFGADTPVEIQMLELEAALPAAKGVIMELEDCAFPLLQKVSVSADLDVAFKDINWALLVGSVPRKAGMERSDLLKINGGIFVNQGKAIEKNAASDVRVLVVGNPCNTNCLIAMNNAKGVPTDRWFAMTKLDENRAKSQLAIKSGNLVKDVTNVAIWGNHSSTQYPDFYNAKIGGKVATDVIKDHDWLKGDFIKNVQQRGAEIIKARGASSAASAANGVVDTVRQIITPTPAGDWFSVAVTSDGSYGADKGLIFGYPVKSDGNKVEIVKGLELNDFAKEKFNITHDELKSERDEVKGML, from the coding sequence ATGGCAAAAACAGTTAAGGTAGCAGTTACGGGTGCCGCAGGGCAGATCGGATATTCATTATTATTCAGGATCGCATCCGGTCAAATGTTCGGAGCGGATACACCTGTAGAGATCCAAATGTTGGAACTGGAAGCGGCTCTTCCTGCTGCTAAAGGTGTTATCATGGAATTGGAAGACTGTGCCTTTCCTCTTTTGCAAAAAGTAAGTGTTTCCGCGGATCTAGACGTCGCTTTTAAAGACATTAACTGGGCGCTTCTTGTAGGTTCCGTTCCAAGAAAAGCAGGAATGGAAAGAAGTGACCTTCTTAAAATTAACGGCGGAATTTTCGTAAACCAAGGAAAAGCAATCGAGAAAAACGCTGCTTCCGATGTAAGAGTTTTAGTCGTAGGTAACCCTTGTAATACTAACTGCCTTATCGCTATGAATAATGCGAAAGGAGTTCCTACAGATCGTTGGTTTGCAATGACTAAGCTGGATGAGAACCGCGCTAAATCCCAACTTGCTATCAAGTCTGGAAATTTAGTGAAAGATGTAACTAATGTTGCGATCTGGGGAAACCACTCTTCTACTCAATACCCTGACTTCTATAATGCTAAGATCGGTGGAAAAGTGGCAACTGATGTGATCAAAGATCATGATTGGTTAAAAGGCGATTTCATTAAGAATGTTCAACAACGTGGAGCAGAGATCATCAAAGCAAGAGGAGCTTCTTCTGCTGCATCTGCTGCTAACGGAGTTGTAGATACAGTTCGCCAGATTATCACTCCTACCCCGGCAGGAGATTGGTTCAGCGTTGCTGTGACTTCCGACGGTTCTTACGGTGCGGACAAGGGTCTGATCTTCGGATACCCTGTTAAGTCCGATGGTAATAAAGTTGAGATCGTTAAAGGATTGGAATTGAACGACTTTGCAAAAGAGAAGTTCAATATCACTCACGACGAACTTAAATCAGAAAGAGACGAAGTAAAAGGGATGTTATAA